The following coding sequences are from one Capsicum annuum cultivar UCD-10X-F1 chromosome 3, UCD10Xv1.1, whole genome shotgun sequence window:
- the LOC107866264 gene encoding protein SINE3, with translation MREHHVQTPLKELGNRRSKSISSDQAKKPPLKTTRKNLNSIFESQAVSFSESSVDSSLISSAISDDQNLLTESAAEDFLLIPETSPSSEVVDSLAELSPSSLTLTSDKFKECTGSNNSSGVSQISDAKFGFVEAEMSVKCLREAQVQVVNATDIDIRYKKLIDAVMNTVAEEFYGLPEDKDWINAIVSKKFHLVTLTFLLWIIAVFIRLFFRMGENESFYGTLPT, from the exons ATGAGAGAGCATCATGTTCAAACTCCATTGAAGGAGCTGGGAAATCGGCGATCCAAATCCATCTCCTCCGATCAAGCTAAGAAGCCTCCTCTCAAA ACCACTAGGAAGAACTTGAATTCTATCTTTGAATCACAAGCTGTATCGTTTTCTGAATCATCGGTAGACAGTTCTCTGATTTCCTCTGCTATTTCAGATGATCAAAATCTACTCACTGAATCCGCTGCCGAG GACTTCTTGTTGATTCCAGAAACTTCTCCTTCGTCAGAGGTAGTGGATTCTCTTGCTGAGCTGAGTCCTTCGTCATTAACACTAACTTCAGATAAATTCAAAGAATGCACTGGTTCGAATAACAGTAGTGGAGTTTCACAAATCAGTGATGCGAAATTTGGTTTTGTTGAGGCCGAAATGTCAGTAAAGTGCCTAAGAGAAGCTCAAGTGCAAGTGGTGAATGCAACAGATATTGATATTCGTTATAAGAAGCTTATTGATGCTGTAATGAACACTGTTGCTGAAGAGTTCTATGGACTGCCAGAAGACAAGGACTGGATTAATGCCATTGTATCGAAGAAATTCCATTTGGTTACACTGACTTTCTTGCTGTGGATAATTGCTGTTTTCATCAGATTGTTCTTTCGTATGGGCGAAAATGAGTCTTTCTACGGAACTCTACCTACCTAA
- the LOC107863551 gene encoding signal recognition particle subunit SRP68, with protein MAKQKETSAMEIDDDSSIPSDQISNPKFSVNVLQLLKSAQMQHGLRFGDYARYRRYCTARLKRLYKSLKFTHGRLKYTKRSISVTTVTEVRFLHVVLYTAERAWSHAMEKKTLPDGPNAFQRSYLIGRLRKAVKWASLFQELCSIKGDSRTSLEAEAYAAYMKGSLLFEQDQNWDVAVKCFKSARAVYEELGKYGDLENQVLCRERVEELEPSIRYCLHNIGESNLQTSELVSIGEMEGPALDLFKAKLEAAMAEARSQQAASMTEFHWLGNRFPISNAKTRVSILKAQELEKDVHGSAADSLPAEKKLVLYDKIFAAYHEARSCIRNDLVTAANSENVKDELSGLDKAIGAILGQRTIERNQLLVKIAKSKLNKVRDDKNEKVTKPEELVRLYDLLLQNTADLSDLVSSGRGRKLEEVALAEECELKSMVFRAERCFYLAKSYSLAGKRTEAYALYSRARSLADAALMKLQSANAADQVMIKELRTLYNEIRSNSCVEHAKGIMEEENAPENLSKKISNISLTGADKKMEKLLMEKMDMYESAVGANMKVVPRIETFPPAFQSVPRNPIVLDLAYNLIEFPSLDARMKKDKKGFISRFWS; from the exons ATGGCAAAGCAGAAGGAAACATCCGCCATGGAAATCGACGATGATAGTTCTATTCCTTCTGATCAGATCAGTAACCCTAAGTTCTCCGTCAACG TGTTACAGCTTTTAAAATCTGCTCAAATGCAACATGGATTGCGATTCGGTGATTACGCTCGTTACAG GAGGTATTGTACGGCTCGATTAAAGAGATTATATAaatccctcaagtttactcacgGACGTTTGAAGTATACTAAGCGTTCAATTTCAGTAACTACTGTCACTGAAGTCAG GTTTCTTCACGTGGTTCTCTATACAGCTGAGAGAGCTTGGAGTCATGCTATGGAAAAGAAAACATTGCCCGATGGACCAAATGCATTCCAAAGAAGTTATCTCATTGGTCGGTTGAGAAAGGCGGTTAAATGGGCTAGTCTTTTCCAGGAATTATGTTCCATCAAGGGAGATTCGAGAACATCTTTAGAAGCAGAG GCTTATGCTGCTTACATGAAAGGGAGTTTATTGTTTGAACAAGATCAAAATTGGGACGTTGCTGTGAAGTGCTTCAAAAGCGCTAG GGCTGTGTACGAGGAACTTGGAAAATATGGAGATCTAGAGAACCAAGTGTTGTGCCGTGAACGGGTTGAGGAACTAGAACCTAGTATCAGATATTGCTTACACAATATTGGTGAGTCTAACTTACAAACTTCTGAACTCGTCTCCATTGGTGAAATGGAAGGGCCTGCACTGGACCTTTTCAAAGCAAAGTTGGAG GCTGCTATGGCAGAGGCAAGATCTCAGCAGGCTGCATCTATGACAGAATTCCATTGGCTTGGAAATAGATTTCCAATTTCAAATGCAAAGACACGAGTGTCCATTCTGAAAG CCCAGGAACTGGAGAAAGATGTCCATGGGTCAGCCGCTGATTCTCTTCCAGCAGAAAAGAAACTTGTGCTATATGACAAAATATTTGCAGCATATCACGAAGCCAGGAGCTGCATCCGGAATGATCTG GTCACGGCTGCTAATTCAGAAAATGTGAAGGATGAGTTAAGTGGACTGGATAAAGCCATTGGTGCAATTTTAGGACAGCGAACCATTGAGCGGAACCAGTTGCTAGTTAAAATTGCTAAAAGTAAGCTCAACAAGGTCCGtgatgataaaaatgaaaagGTCACAAAGCCTGAGGAGCTTGTTCGGCTGTATGATTTACTGTTACAG AATACTGCTGATCTTTCTGATCTAGTTAGTTCTGGTAGAGGCAGAAAATTGGAAGAAGTTGCCTTAGCTGAAGAGTGTGAGCTGAAAAGTATGGTTTTCCGAGCAGAAAG GTGCTTCTACTTAGCCAAGTCCTACAGTTTGGCAGGAAAGAGGACAGAAGCTTATGCCTTGTACTCCCGAGCTCGATCTTTAGCTGATGCAGCTCTTATGAAACTGCAGTCCGCGAATGCTGCTGATCAG GTCATGATCAAGGAACTGAGAACACTTTATAATGAGATCAGATCTAACAGCTGTGTTGAGCACGCCAAAGGAATTATGGAGGAGGAAAATGCTCCAGAAAATCTCTCGAAAAAGATATCAAATATCTCATTGACTGGAGCTGATAAGAAG ATGGAGAAACTTCTTATGGAAAAAATGGATATGTACGAATCAGCTGTTGGAGCCAACATGAAGGTTGTTCCTCGAATTGAAACTTTTCCACCTGCCTTCCAGTCAGTTCCTCGTAACCCCATCGTATTGGACCTGGCTTATAACCTCATTGAGTTCCCATCACTGGATGCTCGTATGAAGAAAGATAAGAAAGGTTTCATTAGTAGGTTTTGGAGCTGA